In Citrus sinensis cultivar Valencia sweet orange chromosome 4, DVS_A1.0, whole genome shotgun sequence, one DNA window encodes the following:
- the LOC102616911 gene encoding uncharacterized protein LOC102616911: MIREITVILLIGFVAWAYQATRPPPPNVCGSPGGPAITAPRIKLRDGRHLAYKEHGVSKELAKYKIIFVHGFGSSRHDAAIAANLSPEVVDELGIYIVSFDRPGYGESDPDPKRTRKSLALDIEELADELGLGSKFYVVGFSMGGQVVWSCLKYIPHRLTGAALIAPVINYWWPGFPANLTKEAYYLQLPQDQWALRVAHYAPWLAYWWNTQKLFPPSAVVARRPEIFSAQDVQLMPKLAVRQINRAQVIQQGVHESLFRDMMIGFGTWEFDPMDLENPFPNSEGSVHLWQGDEDRLVPVILQRYISKKLPWIRYHEIPGSGHLIADADGMTEAIIKALLLGEKVTLS, from the exons ATGATCCGGGAAATTACAGTGATATTGTTGATTGGGTTTGTGGCATGGGCGTATCAAGCTACTCGCCCTCCGCCTCCCAATGTTTGTGGCTCCCCTGGTGGCCCTGCCATTACAGCACCTAGAATCAAGCTGAGGGATGGGAGGCATTTGGCTTACAAGGAGCATGGCGTGTCTAAAGAATTGGCCAAATATAAGATTATCTTTGTTCATGGTTTTGGCTCTTCTAGACATGATGCTGCTATTGCAGCAAACCTCTCACCA GAAGTTGTTGATGAATTGGGGATATACATTGTGTCATTTGACAGACCAGGGTATGGTGAAAGTGACCCCGATCCAAAACGAACAAGGAAAAGTTTGGCACTGGATATCGAAGAGCTTGCTGATGAGTTAGGACTCGGATCCAAATTCTAtgttgttgggttttctatggGCGGCCAGGTGGTTTGGAGCTGCCTCAAGTACATCCCTCACAG GCTAACTGGAGCAGCACTAATCGCTCCAGTGATTAACTACTGGTGGCCTGGCTTTCCTGCCAACTTAACCAAAGAAGCATACTACCTACAATTGCCACAGGATCAATGGGCTCTGCGAGTCGCTCACTATGCTCCATGGCTTGCCTACTGGTGGAATactcaaaaattatttcctcCATCTGCTGTTGTAGCTCGTAGGCCTGAGATTTTTTCTGCCCAAGATGTACAACTTATGCCTAAGCTGGCTGTGAGACAAATCAACAGG GCACAGGTAATTCAGCAAGGTGTACACGAGTCTCTATTTCGTGACATGATGATAGGATTTGGGACTTGGGAATTCGATCCTATGGACCTGGAGAACCCTTTTCCTAATAGTGAAGGCTCCGTCCATCTATGGCAAGGTGATGAAGATAGGCTTGTACCTGTAATCCTGCAACGATACATTTCCAAAAAACTTCCATGGATTCGCTATCATGAAATACCAGGTTCTGGACACTTGATTGCAGACGCTGATGGGATGACCGAGGCTATCATAAAAGCACTATTACTTGGTGAGAAAGTAACATTATCATGA